From the Helicobacter pylori genome, the window TCCCCCACCCTTTTAAAAAGCTACTTTTTTAAAAACAGCTCTAAAGGATTTTTAAGCTTTTCGTTTCTTAAAAACTACTTTCGTTTTTTCATCTCGCTCGCCACTTTTTCATAATGATCCATGTGTTTTTTGCTCAATTCCCTAGAAACTTGCGCCATGACTTTATGGTAAGCCTGATTCATGATCTTTTTAATAGCTCTGTCATGGTCGGTTTCTTTAATCTTATGCACAAAAGTTTTGGGGACAAAACCTCCAGAATTGGTGCGTCGCAATTCCACTCTTTCAATCACAGCCTCAATCTTTGAAACATCAACGCCAAAACTATGGACAATATCCTCGCTACTAGGCTCAACAAAATTCAAATTCAAATACCCTGAAGACATGTCTATAACCTTTTCTTCATTAAGCACATCGCTCCCTTCTACAATATCTTCTAAAATCGCCATATTCCCATCCATGCGTAAAACAAGCAACGCTTTTTCCTTGATGTCTTGAGGGATTTCGCTAGCATCTTTGAATTGCGAAACGCTATAACCCTTCCTTTCCAAAACATTACTCAATTGAAGGGCTAAAGATTTTTCAAACTCTTTTTGATAGCTTTCAGGGATAACCTTATTGATCTCTATTTTAGGTTCGATCAAAACGACTAAATGGCTGTTTTTAGGCTCTTGCTTGCCTTTAATAGGGTAGTGGAAATGCAACTCCACTGACTCGCCCGTATTATTGTGCTGCTGCTTTGCAGGCATTCCATCAGCTAGAGCCGTATAAAACGCCCCACTCACCAATAACGATCCTAAAACTACCGCTAAACTACCTTTTTTCATTAACTTCCTTTCTTTTTTAAAATCAATTTCTAATCTTACCCAAAAAATCCCACTTTTTATCTCTATTTTTACGGATAATCATTCCCATTCAATCGTTCCTGGTGGCTTAGAGGTGATATCATACACCACTCTATTGATACCGCTCACTTCATTAGTGATACGATTAGAAACCTTTTCTAAAAAAGAATGCTCTAAAAATGAAAAGCTCGCTGTCATGCCATCGCTCGCATTTACCGCTCTTAAACAAATAGCGTTTTCATAAGTGCGATTATCCCCCATAACCCCCACAGAATTGACATTCAATAGCACGCAAAAAGCCTGCCAAACCTTGTCATACAAATTGGCCTTTTTAAGCTCTTCTATAAAAATAAAATCCGCTTCTTGCAAGCATCTGATCTTACTCTCGCTGACTTCGCCTAAAATCCTTATCGCAAGTCCAGGTCCTGGAAAGGGGTGGCGCATTAAAAAATCCTGGCTAATGCCCAATTCTTTACCCAACAAACGCACCTCATCTTTAAACAATTCCCTTAAAGGCTCTATGAGTTTAAAGTCCATCCATTCAGGCAGTCCGCCCACATTATGGTGGGTTTTGATCACTTTTGAAGGCCCTTTAACGCTCACGGATTCAATCACATCAGGGTATAAAGTGCCTTGGGCTAAAAACTCAATTTTGCCTTTTAAATGGTGCCTCTTGGCTTCTTTTTCAAACACTTCAATAAAGGTTTCACCGATGATTTTTCGCTTCAATTCAGGCTCGCTCACGCCCTTTAATTTAGACAAAAAGATTTCTTTAGCGTCTATCGTGTTTAAAGGGATTTGCAAGTCTTTAAACATCGCTTGCACCCTTTCTTTTTCATTTTTACGCAACAAGCCATGATCCACAAAAACAGCGATCAAATTATCCTTAATGGCTCTGTATAATAGCGTAGCGACCACCGTAGAATCCACGCCCCCACTCACTGCGCACAAAACCTTATCGTTAGCAATTTTTTCTTTCAATCGCGCCATTTCTCTTTGAGCGAAATGCTGCATCCCCCAAGTTTTTTCACAGCCACAAACCAAAAGGGCAAAATTTTCTAAAATCTTACCCCCTTCTTCGCTTTGAATGACTTCTGGGTGGAATTGCAAGCCAAAAATCTTGCCGTTTTCAATCGTGCAATGGGGGGAATTAGGACTTTTTGCA encodes:
- the hpaA2 gene encoding HpaA2 protein, which translates into the protein MKKGSLAVVLGSLLVSGAFYTALADGMPAKQQHNNTGESVELHFHYPIKGKQEPKNSHLVVLIEPKIEINKVIPESYQKEFEKSLALQLSNVLERKGYSVSQFKDASEIPQDIKEKALLVLRMDGNMAILEDIVEGSDVLNEEKVIDMSSGYLNLNFVEPSSEDIVHSFGVDVSKIEAVIERVELRRTNSGGFVPKTFVHKIKETDHDRAIKKIMNQAYHKVMAQVSRELSKKHMDHYEKVASEMKKRK
- the guaA gene encoding glutamine-hydrolyzing GMP synthase, which produces MILVLDFGSQYTQLIARRLRESGIYAEIIPFFESIENIQKKAPKGLILSGGPASVYAKDAYKPSEKIFDLDLPILGICYGMQYLVDFFGGVVACANEQEFGKAVLEITQDSVIFEGVKTKSLVWMSHMDKVIELPKGFTTLAKSPNSPHCTIENGKIFGLQFHPEVIQSEEGGKILENFALLVCGCEKTWGMQHFAQREMARLKEKIANDKVLCAVSGGVDSTVVATLLYRAIKDNLIAVFVDHGLLRKNEKERVQAMFKDLQIPLNTIDAKEIFLSKLKGVSEPELKRKIIGETFIEVFEKEAKRHHLKGKIEFLAQGTLYPDVIESVSVKGPSKVIKTHHNVGGLPEWMDFKLIEPLRELFKDEVRLLGKELGISQDFLMRHPFPGPGLAIRILGEVSESKIRCLQEADFIFIEELKKANLYDKVWQAFCVLLNVNSVGVMGDNRTYENAICLRAVNASDGMTASFSFLEHSFLEKVSNRITNEVSGINRVVYDITSKPPGTIEWE